The following are encoded in a window of Roseimaritima ulvae genomic DNA:
- the epmA gene encoding EF-P lysine aminoacylase EpmA, with the protein MQSIRPGHAPSCSLEMLQRRARMLKQVRKFFDDRGFIEVQTPCLSADTVVDVHLDPPTLPSRQLDIPAVDLPPELFLQTSPEFAMKRLLVAGATAIYQIAPAFRAGERGPLHNPEFTMLEWYRVGDSAAAAMDLLDEFSQHSLGSQPCRRLSYREAFAQYEGFDPIDAPLPVVKAAAEKWDAALAASLGDDRDALLDVLLSLSLQPRMSAAAPVILSGYPLSQAALAQPSAADPATAERFEWFAQGVELGNGYGELLDADVLAQRAEANNRARQAAGRRPLPVGSQLEAAMRQGLPACSGVAVGFDRLLMVATAARRIDEVQTFPIERA; encoded by the coding sequence ATGCAGTCGATACGCCCTGGCCACGCCCCGAGTTGTTCGTTGGAGATGCTGCAGCGCCGCGCGCGGATGCTGAAACAGGTCCGCAAATTTTTTGATGATCGCGGTTTCATCGAAGTCCAAACGCCTTGCTTGTCGGCGGATACGGTGGTCGACGTGCACCTCGATCCTCCCACGCTGCCGTCGCGGCAACTGGACATTCCGGCCGTCGATTTACCCCCTGAGTTATTTCTGCAGACTTCGCCCGAGTTTGCCATGAAACGGTTGTTGGTCGCCGGCGCTACGGCGATTTATCAAATCGCGCCCGCCTTTCGCGCAGGGGAACGGGGACCCTTGCACAATCCCGAATTCACCATGCTGGAATGGTACCGCGTGGGGGACAGCGCGGCCGCGGCGATGGACTTGCTGGACGAGTTCTCGCAGCACAGTTTGGGCAGCCAGCCGTGCCGTCGGCTGAGCTACCGTGAGGCATTCGCGCAGTACGAAGGCTTTGATCCGATCGACGCACCGTTGCCAGTGGTCAAGGCGGCAGCGGAAAAATGGGACGCCGCGTTGGCTGCATCGCTGGGCGACGATCGCGACGCCTTGCTGGACGTGCTGCTCAGTTTGTCGCTGCAGCCACGGATGAGTGCCGCGGCGCCCGTGATCCTGTCCGGCTATCCGCTTTCCCAAGCCGCTTTGGCCCAGCCCTCGGCCGCCGACCCGGCCACGGCGGAACGCTTTGAGTGGTTCGCTCAAGGCGTCGAGCTGGGCAATGGCTACGGTGAGCTATTAGACGCCGATGTGTTGGCGCAGCGAGCGGAAGCAAATAACCGGGCGCGACAAGCCGCTGGTCGGCGTCCCCTGCCGGTCGGCAGCCAATTGGAAGCCGCAATGCGGCAGGGGCTGCCTGCCTGCTCCGGCGTAGCGGTTGGTTTTGACCGCCTGTTGATGGTCGCAACCGCCGCTCGCCGTATCGATGAAGTCCAAACCTTTCCGATCGAGCGGGCGTAA
- a CDS encoding type II secretion system minor pseudopilin has product MKPTTALQAMANRLRPTALPRRRRRPPAGRQRRRHGMFLILVLIVVMIATMAVYSFAELMLAYDESVQLTASRVQCDLAVESGGEATRLILAEPRTTRDEMGGVLDNPALFRGVNIVPGTSAVDRVNFTIVAPNLDETGQFSGVRFGLQNESARLNINTLLALEENSSSLMPILELSEDASEDAGEEMDADNIALSLLMALPGMTVDAADSILDWLDEDDEPRDYGAESEYYQTLTTPYAPKNGPIDSIEELLLVKGVTPQLLFGVDANRNGVVDVAEQQYAAVDAGSASSLGWSAYLTVHGVEGNFRDDGTARINVNQDDLELLYAELSEALGNDDWASFIAAYRVSGEPGATLASAALSAGAEESDEQAETPETDGVWTAAALADVDLSGGGGTTITQLLDLVDATITIGNGDNQQVLSSPFLNTPVAMAVYMPALMGNLTTQEYERLPGRINLNECPAELLYGIPLLDEETTAAIIEARAQDTGSENRRYETWPLVEGLVTIDQMRMLMPLLTGGGDAYRAQIIGYYEKGNLYSRAEVIIDATTINPDLVLFRDLSHLGRGFDIAVLGAMALDVAQ; this is encoded by the coding sequence ATGAAACCAACGACTGCATTGCAAGCCATGGCCAATCGCCTTCGCCCCACTGCCCTGCCCCGTCGTCGCCGTCGACCGCCCGCGGGCCGCCAGCGTCGCCGCCATGGAATGTTCCTGATCCTGGTCTTGATCGTGGTCATGATCGCCACCATGGCGGTCTACTCTTTTGCCGAATTGATGCTGGCTTACGATGAATCGGTGCAGCTGACGGCCAGCCGCGTGCAATGTGATCTGGCTGTGGAATCAGGCGGCGAAGCGACGCGATTGATATTAGCCGAACCGCGAACCACACGCGATGAAATGGGCGGGGTATTGGACAATCCAGCCCTGTTCCGTGGCGTCAATATCGTGCCCGGAACCAGTGCGGTCGACCGCGTGAACTTTACTATCGTGGCTCCCAACTTGGACGAGACCGGTCAGTTTTCCGGCGTCCGGTTCGGGCTGCAAAACGAATCGGCGCGGTTGAACATCAACACCCTGTTGGCTTTGGAGGAGAACTCGTCCTCGCTGATGCCGATCTTGGAACTTAGCGAAGACGCGAGTGAAGATGCCGGCGAAGAAATGGACGCCGACAATATCGCCCTGTCGCTGCTGATGGCCCTGCCCGGTATGACCGTCGACGCCGCCGACTCGATTCTTGATTGGCTGGACGAGGACGATGAACCGCGGGACTATGGCGCCGAATCGGAGTACTACCAGACCCTGACCACCCCCTACGCACCCAAGAACGGACCGATCGACAGCATCGAAGAACTGCTGTTGGTCAAAGGCGTCACGCCGCAATTGTTGTTTGGTGTCGATGCGAATCGCAATGGCGTCGTCGACGTCGCCGAACAACAGTATGCGGCCGTGGATGCCGGCAGCGCCAGTTCGCTAGGGTGGTCGGCTTACCTCACCGTGCACGGTGTCGAAGGTAATTTTCGCGACGACGGCACGGCCCGAATCAACGTCAACCAAGACGATCTGGAGTTGCTGTATGCCGAACTGAGTGAAGCGTTGGGTAATGACGACTGGGCCAGCTTCATCGCGGCCTATCGCGTCAGCGGCGAGCCCGGAGCGACGCTTGCCTCCGCCGCGCTGTCCGCCGGCGCCGAGGAATCCGATGAGCAAGCCGAGACCCCGGAAACCGACGGCGTGTGGACCGCCGCGGCCTTGGCCGATGTTGATCTGTCGGGCGGAGGAGGTACCACGATCACGCAATTGTTGGACTTGGTTGACGCGACGATCACGATCGGAAATGGCGATAACCAACAGGTCCTCTCATCGCCCTTCCTCAATACTCCCGTCGCGATGGCGGTTTATATGCCCGCCCTGATGGGGAACCTCACCACGCAGGAATACGAACGTCTGCCGGGCCGCATTAATTTGAATGAATGCCCCGCCGAATTGTTGTATGGTATCCCCTTGCTGGACGAAGAAACCACTGCGGCGATCATCGAAGCTCGGGCGCAGGATACCGGCAGCGAAAATCGACGCTACGAGACCTGGCCTCTGGTGGAAGGGCTGGTGACCATTGACCAGATGCGGATGCTGATGCCCTTGTTGACCGGCGGTGGCGATGCCTACCGGGCGCAGATCATTGGATACTATGAAAAAGGAAATCTGTACAGCCGCGCTGAAGTCATCATCGATGCGACCACCATCAATCCGGACTTGGTGTTGTTTCGCGATCTCAGCCATCTGGGACGCGGGTTTGATATCGCCGTATTAGGGGCGATGGCGTTGGACGTGGCGCAGTAA
- a CDS encoding prepilin-type N-terminal cleavage/methylation domain-containing protein produces the protein MDHRSQMQSNVSAARRVFPVNVSAVTRPRPSRDGFTLLELILALSLAVVLTVMIGQALTFYVANMETRDLEVRRVQLATSVMKMISDDLKASLTIPEFDDTALTEVLSSAGTGGGGAGGGGGGEEEESSSFLFDVEEEAEPLDTDADLAMATTFLERPGLIGNQYQLMFDISRAPRLEEFQPLLVPTNEGLADVPSDIKTVTYYVQAPGTTGVLDPLSQFSTGQDSPFASGSNGGLVRRQLDRLATQFALDSGNTTSLNMTGDLLAPEVLAIEFSYWDGFMWQIEWNSDEMLALPLAVQIRLTIGQAGSDLQGSDPADSSQVRVFQQIVRLPMGRIVEEDELADEDLSGVGL, from the coding sequence ATGGACCATCGATCCCAGATGCAATCGAACGTCTCCGCCGCGCGCCGCGTTTTTCCGGTGAATGTTTCCGCCGTCACTAGGCCACGACCCAGCCGCGACGGATTCACTCTGCTGGAATTGATCCTGGCGCTTTCCCTAGCCGTCGTGCTGACCGTGATGATCGGCCAAGCTCTGACGTTCTACGTTGCCAATATGGAAACCCGCGACCTGGAAGTGCGACGCGTGCAATTGGCAACTTCGGTCATGAAAATGATCAGCGACGACTTGAAAGCTTCGCTGACCATCCCCGAGTTTGACGACACCGCCTTGACGGAGGTGCTTAGCAGTGCCGGCACCGGCGGCGGTGGTGCGGGCGGCGGCGGGGGAGGCGAAGAAGAGGAATCGTCGTCCTTCCTGTTCGACGTCGAGGAAGAAGCGGAGCCGCTCGACACCGATGCGGACCTGGCCATGGCGACGACCTTCCTGGAACGGCCGGGTTTGATCGGCAATCAGTATCAACTGATGTTCGATATCAGTCGTGCGCCTCGGCTGGAGGAGTTTCAGCCGCTGTTGGTGCCGACCAACGAAGGCTTGGCCGATGTTCCCAGCGACATCAAGACGGTCACCTATTACGTGCAAGCCCCCGGCACCACCGGCGTGCTGGATCCGTTGTCGCAGTTTTCCACCGGCCAGGATTCACCCTTTGCCTCCGGCAGCAACGGTGGGCTGGTGCGGAGGCAACTGGATCGGTTGGCCACGCAGTTCGCGTTGGACTCTGGCAACACCACATCGCTGAACATGACCGGGGATCTGCTGGCGCCCGAAGTGCTGGCGATTGAGTTCAGTTATTGGGACGGCTTCATGTGGCAGATCGAATGGAACAGCGATGAAATGTTGGCTCTGCCACTGGCCGTGCAAATCCGATTGACAATCGGGCAGGCCGGTTCGGATCTGCAAGGCTCCGATCCGGCCGACAGTTCCCAAGTACGGGTGTTTCAACAGATCGTGCGGCTGCCGATGGGACGGATTGTGGAAGAGGACGAACTGGCCGATGAGGATCTGTCGGGGGTGGGACTATGA
- a CDS encoding type IV pilus modification PilV family protein codes for MRRAARSGFSLLEILLAIAILGGSLAVLSSIAVTGATAASEAADLAVARMLCETKMNELLLNSEIVPLPVPQIPVEPDSVPDSGGLARFQYAVEVQPAPLQGLLAIRVTVSTEELNNSDQPLVQYSLIRWMVDPALGLEQLERDAEAEAEALAEEAAAAADTGGDI; via the coding sequence ATGAGGCGTGCGGCTCGTAGCGGATTTTCGCTGCTCGAAATCCTGTTGGCCATTGCCATCCTGGGCGGATCGTTAGCCGTGCTGTCGTCGATCGCCGTCACCGGGGCGACGGCCGCCAGCGAGGCCGCCGACCTGGCCGTCGCGCGGATGCTGTGCGAAACGAAGATGAACGAGTTGCTGCTGAATTCCGAAATCGTGCCGCTGCCCGTGCCGCAGATTCCCGTCGAACCCGACAGCGTGCCCGATTCGGGCGGCTTGGCCCGCTTCCAGTACGCGGTCGAAGTTCAACCCGCTCCGCTGCAGGGCTTGTTGGCGATCCGCGTCACCGTCAGCACCGAGGAATTAAATAACAGCGATCAGCCACTTGTGCAGTATTCGTTGATTCGTTGGATGGTCGACCCCGCACTGGGATTGGAACAGTTGGAACGGGACGCCGAAGCGGAAGCGGAAGCGTTGGCCGAAGAAGCAGCGGCCGCGGCGGATACGGGAGGTGACATCTAA
- a CDS encoding type II secretion system protein GspG, which produces MSTNKKRGFTLLELLLVLAILVVLGGFVLTNFINVGEGANADITTTQLNSLKGNIQMYKISNKEWPETLEQLRDGPSDPAKKAQFNAILSEIPTDAWGKEITYTLNGNTFELRSGGIDGQLNTDDDLVVTGP; this is translated from the coding sequence TTGTCAACGAACAAAAAACGCGGCTTCACGTTGCTCGAATTGTTGCTGGTGCTGGCGATTCTGGTGGTGCTCGGTGGCTTTGTGCTGACCAACTTCATCAACGTGGGCGAAGGCGCCAACGCGGATATCACGACCACCCAGCTGAATTCGCTCAAGGGCAACATTCAGATGTACAAGATCAGCAATAAGGAATGGCCCGAAACGCTCGAACAGCTCCGTGATGGACCCAGCGATCCGGCTAAGAAGGCTCAGTTTAACGCCATTTTGAGTGAAATCCCCACCGACGCTTGGGGCAAGGAAATCACCTACACCCTCAATGGCAACACTTTTGAGCTGCGTTCGGGCGGTATCGATGGTCAATTAAACACCGACGATGATCTGGTCGTCACCGGCCCCTAA